The Bradyrhizobium guangxiense genomic sequence CAAGACCGCGCCCGTGGCGTCCGACGGCCGTCCCGCGGTCTATGGCGTGCGGCCCGAGCATTTCACCATCGCCGACGACGGCGCCGAGGCCGAGATCATCGTGGTCGAGCCGACCGGCTCGGAGACGCAGGGGTTTGCCAAGGTCGGCGGCGAGCAGGTGGTCGCGGTCTTCCGCGAACGTCACCAGTTCAACCCGGGCGACAAGGTGCGGCTGAAGCCGGACCCGTCACTGGTGCACTTGTTCGACGAGGCTACGGGGAAACGCCTGAACGCGTAGGGCGAAACAAGACTAAGACTAGACAATAAAAAGCATCACAGGGAGGACGACATGAGAGACTTTACCCGCCGGACTCTGCTTCAAGGCGGAACGGCACTGGCTGCAACCGGCATGCTCACCGGGCCGGCACTGTTCGACTTCGCCAAGGCCTGGGCGCAGAGCGCGCCCTGGAAGGCGGAGCCGGGCGCGAAGCTGACCGTGATGCGGTGGAAGCGCTTCGTGCCGGCGGAAGACGATGCGTTCAATGCGATGGTCGCGGCGTTCAAGGCGGCCACCGGCACCGAGATGAACGTGTTCAGCGAGTCCTTTGAGGATGTGCAGCCCAAGGCCTCGGTTGCCGCCAATACCGGCTCCGGCCTCGATCTCGCCTGGGGCTTGCACACGCTGCCGCAGCTGTTCCCCACCAAAGTGCTGAAGATGAACGACGTCGCCGATTATCTCGGCAAGAAGTACGGCGGCTGGACCGATGCGGCCGCCAAGACCTGCAAGCTCGGCAATGACTGGCTCGGCATTCCCGTCGCCACCAACGGCGGTTACATGACCTACCGCAAGTCGGCGCTCGACAAGGCCGGCTTCAAGGAATTCCCGAAGGACTTCCCTGGCTTCCTCGAGATGTGCAAGGCCCTGAAGGCGAACAACACCCCGGCCGGCTTCGCGCTCGGACACGCCTCAGGCGACGGCAATTCGTGGCTGCACTGGGTGCTGTGGGGCCACGGCGCCTACACGGTCGACCAGAACGACAAGATCATCATCAACTCGCCGGAGACGGCGAAGGCGCTGGAATATTGCAAGGCGCTGTACGACAGCTTCATCCCGGGCACGGCGTCCTGGAACGATTCCTCCAACAACAAGGCGTTCCTCGCCGGCGAGCTCTATTGCACCGCGAACGGCATCTCGATCTACGTCGCCGCCAAGACCGATGCGAGCAAGAAGGAGCTCGCCGAGGACACCTATCACGCGCTCTGGCCGGTCGGACCTGTCGGCAAGCCGACCGAGCTGCAGCTTGCGCTGCCGATCCTCGCCTTCAACTTCACCAAATATCCGAACGCGGCGAAGGCCTTCGTCGCCTTCATGCTGGAGAAGGAGAACTACGAGAAGTGGCTGGACGGCGCGCAGGGCTAT encodes the following:
- a CDS encoding ABC transporter substrate-binding protein, with translation MRDFTRRTLLQGGTALAATGMLTGPALFDFAKAWAQSAPWKAEPGAKLTVMRWKRFVPAEDDAFNAMVAAFKAATGTEMNVFSESFEDVQPKASVAANTGSGLDLAWGLHTLPQLFPTKVLKMNDVADYLGKKYGGWTDAAAKTCKLGNDWLGIPVATNGGYMTYRKSALDKAGFKEFPKDFPGFLEMCKALKANNTPAGFALGHASGDGNSWLHWVLWGHGAYTVDQNDKIIINSPETAKALEYCKALYDSFIPGTASWNDSSNNKAFLAGELYCTANGISIYVAAKTDASKKELAEDTYHALWPVGPVGKPTELQLALPILAFNFTKYPNAAKAFVAFMLEKENYEKWLDGAQGYLTQTLNAYESAPIWTADPKNAVFSQASKRTLPASGIGTVGEKAATAIADFIVVDMFANYCTGAKDAKGAMAEAERQLKRIYR